Proteins encoded within one genomic window of Bradyrhizobium sp. AZCC 1719:
- a CDS encoding ABC transporter ATP-binding protein: protein MLSVHEVTTAYQGLVAISAVSIEVAKGEIVCVAGANGAGKSTLLKSIAGAERPRSGTVSFDGTRIDGMAQHIITSRGIAYVPENRRLFPRLSVRDNLRLGSYLFRSQSDREAPLDLVFKLFPRLQERLEQRAETLSGGEQQMLAIGRALMTRPRLLMLDEPSQGIMPKLVDEIFQAVKRIRDAGMTVLIVEQRMSECLEIADRAYILQTGRVLMQGSAAEISVNPDVRKAYLGL from the coding sequence AAGTCACCACCGCCTATCAGGGGCTGGTCGCGATCTCGGCGGTCTCGATCGAGGTGGCAAAGGGCGAAATCGTTTGCGTCGCCGGCGCCAACGGCGCCGGCAAGTCGACGCTGCTGAAATCGATTGCGGGCGCCGAGCGACCTCGCTCCGGCACCGTGTCGTTCGACGGAACGCGCATCGACGGCATGGCCCAGCACATCATCACCTCGCGCGGCATCGCCTATGTGCCGGAAAACCGGCGGCTGTTTCCGCGCCTGTCGGTGCGCGACAACTTAAGGCTCGGCAGTTATCTTTTCCGTAGCCAGTCCGATCGCGAGGCACCGCTCGATCTAGTCTTCAAGCTGTTTCCGCGCCTGCAGGAGCGGCTGGAGCAGCGCGCCGAAACGCTCTCCGGCGGCGAGCAGCAGATGCTGGCCATCGGCCGCGCGCTGATGACCCGCCCGCGGCTACTCATGCTGGATGAGCCGTCGCAGGGCATCATGCCAAAGCTGGTCGATGAAATCTTCCAGGCCGTGAAACGCATCCGCGACGCCGGCATGACCGTGCTGATCGTCGAGCAGCGCATGTCGGAATGCCTGGAGATCGCCGACCGCGCGTATATCCTGCAGACCGGCCGCGTCTTGATGCAGGGCAGCGCGGCCGAGATCAGCGTCAATCCCGATGTGCGGAAGGCGTATCTGGGGCTGTAG
- the ltnD gene encoding L-threonate dehydrogenase: protein MAAEQKPSRNRRMPESAKPRVAVIGLGSMGFGMATSLRRAGLEVTGCDVSADTVKRFVADGGKGAATPAEAAKSADIVVSVVVNAAQTETILFGAKGVAETLAKGAVFISSATMDPDVARRLAKQLEETGRHYLDAPISGGAQRAAQGELTILASGSPAAFVKARPALDAMAAKLYELGDAAGQGAAFKMINQLLAGVHIAAASEAIAFAAKQGLDIRKVYEVITASAGNSWMFENRMPHVLDGDYAPRSAVDIFVKDLGIIQDMARSAKFPVPVSAAALQMFLMTSAAGMGRDDDASVARMYAKVTGTHLPGEPK from the coding sequence ATGGCCGCTGAACAGAAACCATCGAGGAACCGCCGCATGCCAGAATCCGCCAAACCGCGCGTCGCCGTTATCGGGCTGGGCTCGATGGGTTTTGGCATGGCGACCTCGCTGCGCCGCGCGGGGCTAGAGGTCACCGGGTGCGACGTCTCGGCTGACACGGTCAAGCGGTTCGTCGCCGATGGCGGCAAGGGCGCCGCGACGCCGGCGGAAGCGGCAAAATCGGCCGACATCGTCGTCAGCGTCGTCGTCAACGCCGCGCAAACCGAGACCATTCTGTTCGGCGCCAAGGGCGTCGCGGAAACGCTGGCGAAAGGCGCGGTATTTATTTCCTCCGCCACCATGGACCCCGACGTAGCACGGCGTCTCGCCAAACAGTTGGAAGAAACCGGCCGGCACTACCTCGACGCGCCGATTTCCGGCGGCGCACAGCGCGCGGCGCAGGGCGAACTCACCATCCTCGCATCCGGCAGTCCGGCCGCCTTTGTCAAAGCACGGCCCGCGCTGGATGCGATGGCGGCAAAGCTCTACGAGCTCGGTGACGCCGCAGGCCAAGGCGCCGCGTTCAAGATGATCAACCAGTTGCTGGCCGGCGTGCACATCGCTGCCGCTTCCGAGGCGATCGCATTCGCTGCCAAGCAGGGCCTCGACATCCGAAAAGTCTACGAGGTGATCACGGCCTCGGCCGGCAATTCGTGGATGTTCGAGAACCGCATGCCGCATGTGCTCGACGGCGATTATGCGCCGCGCAGCGCGGTCGATATCTTCGTCAAGGATCTCGGCATCATCCAGGACATGGCACGCTCGGCGAAATTTCCGGTGCCGGTTTCCGCTGCGGCATTGCAGATGTTCCTGATGACGTCAGCCGCCGGCATGGGCCGCGACGATGATGCCTCGGTCGCGCGGATGTATGCAAAAGTCACTGGCACGCATCTG